The Streptomyces sp. GSL17-111 region GAGGTGGCCGGGCCGCGGCTGCACGTCGACGCGGTGCTCGGGATCCCGCTCCTGCGGGTCAGCATGCCGACGTTCACCGGCGGGCGCCGGGCCGTCAAGGGGGTCGTCGACCGGGTGGGCGCGGCGGTCCTGCTGCTGCTGTTCGCCCCGCTGATGCTGGGCGTCGCCCTGCTGGTGCTGGCGGACAGCCGGGGTGGGGCGTTCTACCGCCAGCGCAGGGTCGGCAAGGACGGCCGCGAGTTCACCATGCTCAAGTTCCGCACCATGGTGGCCGGAGCGGACCGGGCCCGGGCCGCGCTGGCCGACCGCAACGAGGGCGCCGGCCTGCTCTTCAAGCTCCGCCGGGATCCGCGGGTGACGCGGGTCGGGAGCGTGCTGCGCCGGTACTCGATCGACGAGCTCCCCCAGCTCCTCAACGTGCTCACCGGATCGATGTCACTCGTCGGTCCGCGGCCCCCGCTGCCGGAGGAGTCCGCCGCGTACAACCCGGACATCCGGCGGCGGTTGCTGGTCAAGCCGGGACTCACCGGCCTGTGGCAGATCAGCGGCCGCAGCGACCTCTCGTGGGAGGAGACGGTCCGGCTGGACCTGCGGTACGTGGAGGACTGGTCGCTCGCCCTGGACACGGTGATCTTGTGGAAGACGCTCCGGGCGGTCCTCCACGGGCAGGGGGCCTACTGATGCGCGGCCGTCGTCGTCCGGCCCGTGCGCCGATCGCAGGCCGAGAGGGCCTGCCTGTGGGGAGGAACAGGTCATGAGGGTCAGCGTCTTCGGGCTCGGTTACGTGGGCTGCGTGTCGGCCGTGTGCCTGGCCCGGATGGGCCACCAGGTCATCGGGGTGGACGTGAACCGGGTCAAGGTGGACCTGGTCAACCAGGGCCGGGCCCCGGTGGTCGAGGAGCGCATCGGCGAGCTCACCGCCGAGGTCGTGCTCAGCGGGGCGTTACGCGCCACCGGTGACGTCGGCGAGGCGGTCCGGGCGAGCGAGGTGTCGCTGGTCTGTGTGGGGACGCCGTCCGAGCCCAACGGAAGCCTGTGCACGACGTACCTGGAGCGGGTCACCGAGCAGATCGGCGCCGCACTGGCCGAGCGGGGCGGGCGGCACACCGTCGTCTTCCGCAGCACGATGCTCCCGGGCACCTGCCTGAACCTGCTGGTACCGATCCTGGAGAAGTCCGTCGGCGGTACGGCCGGCGTGGACGTCGGGGTCGCGGTCAACCCGGAGTTCCTGCGCGAGGGCACGAGCGTGCGGGACTTCTACGACCCGCCCAAGACGGTCATCGGCGAACTCGACCCGGCCAGCGGCGAGGTGGTGCGGGCGCTGTACGAGGGCCTGCCCGGCGAGGTGTTCCGGGTGCCGATCCCGACGGCCGAGGCCATCAAGTACGCGGACAACGCCTTCCACGGCCTCAAGATCGGCTTCGCGAACGAACTGGGCGCGGTGTTCCAGGCGCTCGGGGTGGACTCCCACCAGGTCATGGACGTGTTCCTGGCCGACCGCAAGCTCAACATCAGCCCCGCCTACCTGCGGCCCGGCTTCGCCTTCGGCGGCTCCTGCCTGCCCAAGGACCTGCGCAGCCTCGTCCACGCGGCTCGGCGGGCCGACGTCTCCGTGCCCATCCTCGCCCACGTGCTGCCCTCCAACGAGGACCATCTGCAGCGCGCAGTGGAGCTGGTCGAGCGCACCGGCAAACGCCGGGCCGGCCTGTTCGGGCTGTCCTTCAAACCGGGCACCGACGACCTCCGCGAGAGCCCGCTCGTCGAGCTGGCGGAGCGGCTCTTCGGCAAGGGGTACGACCTGCGGATCTACGACGCCAACGTGAGCCTCTCCCGGCTGCTCGGCGCGAACCGCGAATACATCGAGACCCGCCTGCCGCACCTCGCGCAACTGCTCGCCGGTTCCGTCGAGGAGGTGCTCGACCACGCCGACGTGTGCGTGGTCGGTACCCGGGATCCGGCCGTACTGGCGGCGCTGCCGCACGGCGACGGCCGGGCGATCGTCGACCTCGTCCACCTTCCCGACGCCGAGACGCGTCAGACAGAACCGGGGTACATGGGCCTTGCTTGGTAACGCAACCAGCGGTGACCGGCGCGGCCGGCG contains the following coding sequences:
- a CDS encoding nucleotide sugar dehydrogenase, with protein sequence MRVSVFGLGYVGCVSAVCLARMGHQVIGVDVNRVKVDLVNQGRAPVVEERIGELTAEVVLSGALRATGDVGEAVRASEVSLVCVGTPSEPNGSLCTTYLERVTEQIGAALAERGGRHTVVFRSTMLPGTCLNLLVPILEKSVGGTAGVDVGVAVNPEFLREGTSVRDFYDPPKTVIGELDPASGEVVRALYEGLPGEVFRVPIPTAEAIKYADNAFHGLKIGFANELGAVFQALGVDSHQVMDVFLADRKLNISPAYLRPGFAFGGSCLPKDLRSLVHAARRADVSVPILAHVLPSNEDHLQRAVELVERTGKRRAGLFGLSFKPGTDDLRESPLVELAERLFGKGYDLRIYDANVSLSRLLGANREYIETRLPHLAQLLAGSVEEVLDHADVCVVGTRDPAVLAALPHGDGRAIVDLVHLPDAETRQTEPGYMGLAW